The following coding sequences are from one Primulina eburnea isolate SZY01 chromosome 15, ASM2296580v1, whole genome shotgun sequence window:
- the LOC140814781 gene encoding protein BIG GRAIN 1-like B: protein MYNSSGEENYKSRRHSKNNPSFSSTLLDQIYSSIDANAEDFKPKKEAKMSQNGFRFVKTCSTDDYDEEMVTVKRRPTLFPEDDDFLFFSSSSSYSSGALSSSDTEFMGRVSCLSSKTRPKPIRTAGFLENQTNKSEDDDMIKFKSRASKIYANFRKVKQPISPGGRLTSFLNSLFHNTNGKKGKKLDPDCLSATRSCLSGMSRNGNGRTVRLNPIVNEDSGACGHKCIYLEISDKFRRPPLPQPNASAELKSSLREGKAHDALRGFHIKSSSKFTKTEDDDGVLSDSSSDLFELDHLNMFGIDRFCEELPVYETTRLDATKRSGVSRLIR, encoded by the coding sequence ATGTATAATAGTAGTGGGGAAGAGAACTACAAATCAAGGAGACATTCCAAGAACAATCCATCTTTTTCCTCCACTCTTCTCGACCAAATCTACAGCTCCATCGACGCGAATGCGGAAGATTTCAAGCCCAAGAAAGAAGCCAAGATGTCGCAAAATGGTTTCAGGTTTGTGAAGACCTGCAGCACAGATGATTATGATGAAGAAATGGTCACAGTTAAGAGAAGGCCGACATTGTTCCCAGAAGACGACGATTTCTTGTTCTTCAGTTCGAGTTCTTCCTACAGTTCTGGTGCACTTTCATCATCCGACACAGAATTCATGGGTAGAGTTTCATGTTTATCCAGCAAAACAAGGCCTAAACCAATTAGAACTGCTGGCTTTCTTGAGAACCAGACTAACAAAAGCGAAGATGATGATATGATCAAGTTCAAATCAAGGGCCTCGAAGATATATGCCAATTTCAGGAAAGTGAAGCAACCTATTTCCCCGGGAGGGCGTCTCACCAGCTTTCTCAACTCTCTTTTCCACAACACAAATGGGAAGAAGGGCAAAAAACTTGATCCAGATTGTTTATCGGCGACAAGATCGTGTTTAAGTGGCATGTCGAGAAATGGGAATGGGAGAACGGTGAGATTGAATCCGATTGTTAATGAAGACTCAGGTGCTTGTGGGCATAAATGTATATATCTTGAAATTTCTGATAAATTTAGAAGGCCTCCATTGCCACAACCAAATGCTTCAGCAGAGTTGAAATCCAGCTTAAGGGAGGGAAAAGCACACGATGCTTTGAGGGGATTTCACATTAAATCTTCTTCCAAGTTTACAAAAACCGAAGATGACGACGGAGTACTCAGCGACTCGAGCTCAGACTTATTCGAGCTCGATCATTTGAACATGTTTGGAATTGACAGATTTTGTGAAGAACTCCCCGTCTATGAAACTACTCGTTTGGACGCCACAAAACGTTCTGGTGTCAGTCGTTTGATTCGATAA
- the LOC140814960 gene encoding protein SAWADEE HOMEODOMAIN HOMOLOG 1-like isoform X1 has translation MDLRPRKKRPFSGFTKAELARMEQFLYESKEQSLDEGCYKKLARVFNRSSGRAGKPLLKWTEVQSWYQKNQQKRSSRETSLFAAKRSPADPEGHSSHKAPENPKMPEGEKDQELSRLEFEARSSKDGAWYDVNTFLAHRFLSSGDIEVRVRYVGFGAEEDEWVNTRTAVRLRSIPLEHSECHKVKVGDVVVCFQERQDQARYYDAHIVEIQRRLHDIRGCRCLFLIKYDHDNSEDKVRLRRLCYRPNTINSSIQIGLRSGAVD, from the exons ATGGATCTTCGTCCCAGGAAGAAACGACCCTTTTCTGGCTTCACAAAAGCTGAG CTTGCaagaatggagcaatttcttTATGAATCTAAAGAACAATCTCTGGACGAGGGGTGCTATAAAAAATTGGCTAGAGTCTTCAA CCGATCTAGTGGTCGTGCTGGGAAACCTCTTTTGAAGTGGACCGAG GTTCAAAGTTGGTATCAGAAGAATCAACAAAAAAGGAGCTCTCGAGAGACCTCCTTGTTCGCAGCCAAAAGGTCTCCTGCTGACCCAGAAGGTCATTCTTCTCATAAAGCACCTGAAAATCCAAAGATGCCTGAAG GTGAGAAGGATCAAGAACTATCTAGGTTGGAATTCGAAGCAAGGTCATCAAAAGATGGGGCATG GTACGATGTTAATACTTTTCTCGCTCATCGATTTCTCAGTTCTGGTGATATT GAAGTTCGTGTGAGATATGTTGGGTTTGGAGCTGAGGAGGATGAATGGGTAAACACTAGAACTGCTGTGCGCCTACGTTCTATTCCATTGGAGCACTCAGAATGCCATAAAGTGAAGGTTGGAGATGTTGTGGTATGCTTCCAG GAGAGACAAGACCAGGCCAGATACTATGATGCCCACATCGTCGAGATTCAAAGGCGACTGCATGATATCAGGGGTTGCAGATGTCTTTTCTTGATCAAATATGATCATGATAATAGCGAG GACAAAGTGCGTTTGAGGAGGTTATGCTACCGGCCAAACACAATAAATAGCTCAATACAAATAGGTCTCAGAAGTGGTGCTGTGGATTGA
- the LOC140814960 gene encoding protein SAWADEE HOMEODOMAIN HOMOLOG 1-like isoform X2 — protein sequence MDLRPRKKRPFSGFTKAELARMEQFLYESKEQSLDEGCYKKLARVFNRSSGRAGKPLLKWTEVQSWYQKNQQKRSSRETSLFAAKRSPADPEGHSSHKAPENPKMPEGEKDQELSRLEFEARSSKDGAWYDVNTFLAHRFLSSGDIEVRVRYVGFGAEEDEWVNTRTAVRLRSIPLEHSECHKVKVGDVVERQDQARYYDAHIVEIQRRLHDIRGCRCLFLIKYDHDNSEDKVRLRRLCYRPNTINSSIQIGLRSGAVD from the exons ATGGATCTTCGTCCCAGGAAGAAACGACCCTTTTCTGGCTTCACAAAAGCTGAG CTTGCaagaatggagcaatttcttTATGAATCTAAAGAACAATCTCTGGACGAGGGGTGCTATAAAAAATTGGCTAGAGTCTTCAA CCGATCTAGTGGTCGTGCTGGGAAACCTCTTTTGAAGTGGACCGAG GTTCAAAGTTGGTATCAGAAGAATCAACAAAAAAGGAGCTCTCGAGAGACCTCCTTGTTCGCAGCCAAAAGGTCTCCTGCTGACCCAGAAGGTCATTCTTCTCATAAAGCACCTGAAAATCCAAAGATGCCTGAAG GTGAGAAGGATCAAGAACTATCTAGGTTGGAATTCGAAGCAAGGTCATCAAAAGATGGGGCATG GTACGATGTTAATACTTTTCTCGCTCATCGATTTCTCAGTTCTGGTGATATT GAAGTTCGTGTGAGATATGTTGGGTTTGGAGCTGAGGAGGATGAATGGGTAAACACTAGAACTGCTGTGCGCCTACGTTCTATTCCATTGGAGCACTCAGAATGCCATAAAGTGAAGGTTGGAGATGTTGTG GAGAGACAAGACCAGGCCAGATACTATGATGCCCACATCGTCGAGATTCAAAGGCGACTGCATGATATCAGGGGTTGCAGATGTCTTTTCTTGATCAAATATGATCATGATAATAGCGAG GACAAAGTGCGTTTGAGGAGGTTATGCTACCGGCCAAACACAATAAATAGCTCAATACAAATAGGTCTCAGAAGTGGTGCTGTGGATTGA